One Dermacentor andersoni chromosome 6, qqDerAnde1_hic_scaffold, whole genome shotgun sequence genomic window carries:
- the LOC126521727 gene encoding very long chain fatty acid elongase AAEL008004-like → MGIPVFDQLSWAYHSVLSNTDPRVAKWPLMGSPLPVISILIGYVYFVKVWGPAWMRDRKAFNLRNIILIYNIGHVVANAFFFLYGGRLTYLFGDYSWFCEPVNLTMEPKSLLLINLGWWYMLLKLSELLDTVFFVLTKKNSHISALHVIHHSLVAWSVWLGVNFGATGQNAFFPFLNCFIHCIMYTYYALAALGPRLRPYLWWKRYLTQLQMSQFIALMIHGAIPVFYDCGFPPYFGYLTIFEAVLFFVLFFNFYVKTYMRNTNLRQEAALKSR, encoded by the coding sequence ATGGGAATACCGGTGTTCGACCAGCTGAGCTGGGCCTACCACAGCGTGCTTTCCAATACGGACCCTCGCGTGGCCAAGTGGCCGCTCATGGGCAGTCCGCTGCCGGTCATCTCCATCCTCATTGGATACGTCTACTTCGTCAAGGTGTGGGGACCGGCGTGGATGCGCGACCGCAAGGCGTTCAACCTCCGCAACATCATACTCATCTACAACATTGGCCATGTGGTGGCCAACGCGTTCTTCTTCCTCTACGGCGGCCGGCTCACGTACCTGTTCGGCGACTACTCATGGTTCTGCGAGCCCGTCAACCTGACGATGGAGCCCAAGTCGCTGCTGCTCATCAACCTGGGCTGGTGGTACATGCTGCTCAAGCTGAGCGAGCTGCTGGACACAGTGTTCTTCGTGCTCACCAAGAAGAACAGCCACATCTCGGCGCTGCACGTCATCCACCACTCGCTCGTCGCCTGGTCCGTCTGGCTGGGCGTCAACTTCGGCGCCACGGGCCAGAACGCCTTCTTCCCGTTCCTCAACTGCTTCATCCACTGCATCATGTACACGTACTACGCGCTCGCCGCCCTGGGCCCCCGGCTCAGGCCATACCTGTGGTGGAAGCGCTACCTGACCCAGCTGCAGATGAGCCAGTTCATCGCGCTCATGATCCACGGTGCCATCCCGGTGTTCTACGACTGCGGCTTCCCGCCATACTTCGGCTACCTGACCATCTTCGAGGCGGTGCTCTTCTTCGTGCTCTTCTTCAACTTCTACGTGAAGACGTACATGCGGAACACCAACCTGCGCCAAGAAGCAGCCCTCAAGTCGCGCTGA